The region AGGCTAATTCAGTTGGCATTTGGCTCCATACTGACATGTTATCAGATGCTTCTGACATTAAGATCCCTTTGACATTTAACTTCATGTCTAACTAAAGATGGGCCCCTCTGAAGATGTTGTATTTTTCCAGCCAATCGGAAGCATGAGGCCCGCGGGGCTAATCAGGAGCCAGAGTTTACACTGACCCCAGCGATGTTAAACCACCCACTAGATGCCAAGCCTTCTGTCGAGACGACAGTTCCTTGCAGCTCATCTCAACCAATGTGCCCTGTGGTCTGAGAGCAATGCATCTGCTTCAGGGGGCCTTGCGACAGGCTGTTTCAGCACATGCCACACACTACTGTTATCCCCATAGTAATggacacacacgtgcacatataTACAAGTCGGCGTGCAAACCCACAATGCGGTATGACCACCTTGGCACCTCTATAGCTAATTCACGACCATGACAGCAGCTCCCGAAACTGACTTATTCTCACTGCATCAATCCTTGTTTCCATTCTAGTGTTTCCTGCCAGCATATTCATATCAGGGCGGAAATATGTAGTACACTTGTTTTTATCAGATACATCGGTCTCTGAAAAATGCCCATCATTTGGCCTGGGACCATCAAATGTCAACACGGACAACAATTTCACAATTTCCTCCCCTCATACCTGTTAATACACAATAGAGCCCATTTAAATCATCATGGCGACCAGTTTCACTGATTATGATCGTATCCCCTTTCTGACCTGCACATACATTCAGGGATGAAAAGTAGTAAATCTAGGATATCCATTTGTGTAACATGTATACTGACAAAGCCTCTTGAGTGACCTCTagagtggcttgcgaaagtattcaccccccttggcatttttcctattttgttgccttacaaccagGAATTAagatagatttttttgggggggttgtatcatttgatttacacaacatgccgaccactttgaagatgcaaaatatttgtttattgtgaaacaaacaagaaataagacaaaactagccactgggatttttgcccattcttcgaGGCAAAActactccagctccttcaagttggatgggttctgctgatgtacagcaatctttaagtcataccacagattctcaattggattgaggtctgggctttgactaggccattcaaagacatttaaatgtttccccttaaaccactcgagtgttgctttagcagtatgcttagggtcattgtcctgctggaatgtgaacctcagccccagtctcaaatctctggaagactgaaacggGTTTcgctcaagaatttccctgtatttagcaccatctatcatttttttcaatgctgaccagtttcccagtccctgacaatgaaaaacatccccacagcttcactgtggtgttctcggggtgatgagaggtgttgggtttgcgccagactaACGTTTTCCttaatggccaaaaagctcaacattagtctcatctgaccagagtaccttcttccgtaTATTTGGGgattctcccacatgccttttggcaaagaccaaacgtgtttgcttattttttttcttcaagcaatggctttttttctggacactctaaagcccagctctgtggagtgtacgacttaaagtggtcctatggacagatactccaatgtccactgtggagctttgcagctccttcagggttatctttggtctctttgttgccctctgattaatgccctccttgccagGTCTGTGAGTTTTtccctctcttggcaggtgttgtggtgccatattctttcaattttatggtgctccgtgggatgttcaaagtttcggatatttttttataacccaaccctgatctgtacttctccacaactttgtccctgacctgtttggagagctccctggtcttcatggtgccgcttgcttggtggtgccacttgcttagtggtgttgcagactctggggcctttcagaacaggtgtatatatactgagatcatgtgacacttagattgcacacaggtggactttatttaactaattatgtgacttctgaaggtaattggatgCACCAGATCCTACTgaagggcttcatagcaaagtgggtgaagacatatacacacaccacttttccatttaaaaaaaaataatattcattgaaacaaattatttttcaatTCTTTACTTCACCAATAGGGActgttttgtgtatgtccattacacaaaataaaaataaaaatcaatttaaattacaggttctaatgcaacaaaataggaaaaaactcCAAGAGGGAtgatacttttgcaaggcactgtgttatgttaactgtctgtgtgtttacatAGCAATGCGTAAATGTTTGGCTCTGCTCTGGCTTTAAACACACTGAATGTTCCTCATATGCAGTCTTTACAATCTTTTTTTACAGGCAATGTTGATGATCATTGTTTGTGGGTAcccatgttatttatttttgtttcttcCCTCTCTTGACAGATGTTTGGTTGTGGTGCAGTGGCTCAACTGGTGCTTAGTGGAGGATCTCATGGCATGTTCCTAACTGTCAACTTTGCTTTCGGCTTCGCTGCCACCCTAGGGATCCTGGTCTGTGGCCAGGTATCAGGTACAAACCTCATATCAGCAATACATGCACATGAATTAACTCACCAACATGTTTAGGTGTAGAGGTTCTCCTTGAGCGGATTTGTTACCATGAGTTATTCCAAGGCTGAGTCGTGTCTCTAAGTTGTGATCCTAAATGTCTGTCCCGCTTTAATGTTAACAATCTGTCAACACGTGTTTTTTCCTAGGAGGCCATCTCAATCCGGCAGTAACCTTTGCCCTCTGCCTGCTTGGGAGAGATCGCTGGAGAAAGTTTCCAGTCTACTTCGTCTTCCAGACACTGGGAGCTTTCCTGGGCTCCGGGATCATCTTTGGTCTGTACTATGGTGAGTCCTCGGAACTGTCCACGAATGGACAGGAAAGCATCTGTCGGAGTCAACTCTTTGAAAAGTCTTAACTTAAGGTTGAATCTGTGTATAGCGTAACACCTCGTTATAGTTGATGTTAtatcataatgtgtgtgtgttctcctctcAGACGCTCTGTTGAACTATGCTGGAGAACTCATTGTTACCGGGCCCAACGCCACCGCTGGCATCTTCGCCACCTACCCTGGCAAACATCTCACATTGGTCAACGGCTTCTTCGACCAGGTAAGCCCCGTTCTTCCGCATACAACCCCCAAACTGGTTGGATCAGGAATTAGAACTACTAGTATATTCAGAGTTCTCCATGCTAATGGAGGTATCTCTATCCCAGACGATTGGCACTGCAGCATTGATCGTCTGTATCCTGGCCATCGTGGACCCCCATAACAATCCCATTCCCCAGGGCCTGGAGGCCTTCACGGTGGGCTTTGTGGTGCTGGTCATCGGCCTGTCCATGGGCTTCAACTCTGGCTACGCTATCAACCCTGCCAGGGACCTGGGGCCACGCCTCTTTACCGCTCTGGCAGGCTGGGGCACCGAGGTCTTCACGTGAGTCCTCCCACaatcctctttcactctctgcaTGCATCTggttctctcttcacctctctgcCCTCTTCACATGTATTCTACCACTCGGTGTCCATTTCCTGGTTCGAGGTTTGTGCATTATTGATATAACGATGAAACAAAATGGGAGATGGTGACGATGGATCAAATGGGTAAATGCAGAGGAGGGAAAGATTAAGAAAGAATCTTCTCTCTCGCACAACTTCTTggatatgtctctctctcactctctcgctctctttctctcagtgcCAACAAGTGCTGGTTCCTGGTGCCCATCTTCGCCCCATTCCTGGGCGCCATCATTGGTGTGGTGGTCTATCAGCTGATGGTTGGCTTTCATCAGGAGGGAGAGGTTCGTGACAGGAAGAGCCAGGATGAGAGAGTTAAACTGACCAACATCAACTCAAAGGACGTCCTAAAGGAAGAGATGTTATGAGCCTCAAAACCTCCAGCATCCTCCattctccaccactaccactaccagcaTCCTATACCCCTAAACTCAGCCTCAGTGGGGTACAGTATGGTCTCCTTGAGGGCCGGTGGGTCCCTTTTCACTCTTAACTCTGACAGCGGTGTGTCTGTTAGTCTGTAAGGAGACAACTACAGTACGCACACACATTATGGACCTCAATCTTTCTCTATAATGTTGCCACAGTATATCTATCTCTAGGCGTCCTTTGTCTTACATTGTAGCTGCATAGTGTCCTTAAGTAAGAGGGGAGGAAGTAAACACTCAAACACAGAATTATATTAATTCAAAATGTTTGGAAATAATCAAAGTTTATAGCCTAGTGTCTTTATCTCTTCTGTTTGGACCGTATTTGATGTTTTATACTAACATAGCGTTTTAATGATTCCGTTGTATTTATATGCTGTGGACAGATAGTACATGTGTCCCGATCAAATGAAATGTGTACGTTTTAGTGAGTCCATGAATTTCAATGTCAACCAGAGGCCTCATGCCATAAGATTTttatactttattttttattaattactAAACTTCATTTTTAAGCCCACGTTTTATCAGAATTATTCATAAAAAGATCTGTCAGTGGGTTTCTCCCTAGTAAGCGGTTGCTTCCAAGGTGCACCATGGCGCAAAGATATGCTTGGCAGGATGCTATATACTCTAGTGTCTGCAGACAGTATcgtcaggagaggaggagaggggaatgttGAGTGACACACACAGATTTGATTTCAGCGGCAGGTGAGGGGCAGGACTTGATTGTAAATGAATTTGATCAAGCTATGTAGCCTATTGATTCCTTCTTGATGAATTAATTCATCTCTGTAATACTAGCCACATAGCAATTTTATTAACTtgctttagctagccagctagaaaGGTTCCCAATCTCCTCCCAGCcccataactagctaccaagccatttcaggctatcaatcaggttagagtagcttgtctatcttagctggcatgcctgccgACAAGGTTGCTAGTCTTTAGGGTTATAATACTGTATACCAGTGTGGCAGTTGTACTAAACTCCTAAGGCATAAAAGTTCTAAGGAATCAATGAGCATCATTCATTAAAATGGCAATTGAACAGGTAAAGAGGTATACTTAAATAACCTATGCAGaacaatatacatttttttataatatttttttttacatagagtTAGGCATAATGATTATgcctctagattgcaggaaaaagctgtgtcaggtgtttgaaaaatgttgtttagcagatgttattgtgggtgtagcgaaatgcttgtgttcatagttccaacagtgcagtaatatctaataatacacaactctaaaagtaaaataatggaattaagaaatatattaaTATGAGATTGAGCAATTTCGGTGTCTggaatatgtgtgtgtatatatacagggttggggagtaacggattacatgtcaTCGGTTACATGTAAGGGACCCCAAAAAACTGTaaatgtaccagtcaaaagtttggacacacctactcattcaagggtttttctttattttttactattttctacattgtaaaataataatgaagccatcaaaactatgaaatagcacatatggaatcatgtagtaaccaaaaaagtgttaaacaaatcaaaatatatttgagattcttcaaagtagccaccctatgccttgatgacagctttgcacacgtttggcattctctcaaccagcttcattaggtagtcacatggaatgcattgaAATTAACATGTGTttcttgttaaaagtgaatttgtggaattgctCTCCTTCTTAATGtgcttgagccaatcagttgtgttgtgacaaggtaggagtggtatacagaagatagccctatttggtgaaaggccaagtccatattacggcaagaacagctcaaataagtgcTGGTTCCTGGTGCTCATCTTTGCCTCGTTCCTGGACGCCATCATTGGTGTGGTGGTCTATCAGCTGATGGTTGGCTTCCATCAGGAGGGAGAGGTTCGCGACAGGAAGAGCCAAAAGGAGAGAGTCAAACTGACCAACATCAACAAAAAGGACGCCCTAAAGTAAGAGATGGTATGAGCCTCAAAACCAACCAGCATCCCcaccagcatatgtgggaacgccttcaagactgttggaaaagcattccaggtgaagctggttgagagaatgccaagcatgtgcaaagctgtcatcaacgcaaagggtggctactttgaataatctcaaatatataaaatatattttgatttgttaaacacttttttggttactacatgattccataggtgttatttcatagttttgatgtcttcactataattctacaatgtagaaaatagtaaaaataaagaaaaacccttgaatgagtagctgtgtccaaacttttgactggtactgtgtatatctatctgtttgtgtgtgtgtgtgtgtgtgtgttttctgcatACCTCTTTACCTTTTACCTGTCCAATTATCCTTTTAACGAGGGTGTCATTCTGACTGTTGTCAATCACACATCACAATGCACTGCACTAACATGACTAGAATATTACATCCAAATTGCAACACAGTACATGGGATCATAACACACATCCTCAATACATGTGGTATATATCATGGCATCATAATTGATACACAAATATCATGATATCATCATAAGGTGGCAGATTACATTTTAAACAAAGTATTTTTCTGAGCTGCCTGTATGCTACTGATCATCCGTGTGtcttttttcatagttttgatggcttattattattctacaatgtagaaatagtaaaaataaataaaaatccttgaatgaggaggtgtgtccaaacttttgactggtactgtatatatatatatatatatatatatatatatatatatatccattgatacttgaagaatataacttacaaatgcctcatgagcttagttcaactgtcacactccatgtgAACCCAAAAcagaagcttgttttactccaatgtttgtaacatggttaaaacaatactttttatataatggatggccagtccttgcatCAATAGCTCTGTCTCTTCATCTGAGAGTGGTTATaattctccaggcccatccctcatctttttaccaaaacagaggcgggctgaccgttttgttattgtttcatctgtggatttgccctttaataAATCCTCTACTGACTCCCCATCCcacatgcgggagcgtaatcatcgcctgacactaattagcataacgcaacggacataaatatccctagaaaatattcctattcatgaaaatcacaaatgaaatgtaTTGAGACACaaccttttgttaatcaccctgtcatctcagatttttttattttaaaaatatgctttacagccaaagctagacaagcattaagtttatcgatagcctagcataacattttgtccagctagcagcaggtaacttggtcacggaaatcagaaaagcaatcaaattaaatcgtttacctttgagcttcggatgttttcactcacgagactcccagttagatggcaaatgttccttttttccaaaaatattatttttgcaggcgaaatagctccgtttgttcttcacgtctggctgagaaatcgcccggaaattgcagtcacgaaacggcgaaaaatattccaaattagctccataatatcgacagaaacatggcaaacgttgtttataatcaatcctcaaggtgtttttcaaatatatatgcgataatatatccgtcgggacacttagtttttcagtaggaccgattggagtaatggctacctctgtattttacggaGAATCTCTCTGggggcatcaggtgaccactgaccacttacgcaatgtagccgcctacagCTATTCtacaacataaatgcgtaaaactacgtcacaatgctgtagacaccttggggaatacgtagaaagcgtaatctgtttgatagcacattcacagctcaataggggttcattggaacgcagcacttttaaaatatggggcacttccgaattggatttttctcaggctttcgcctgcaacatcagttctgttattctcacagacaatatctttacagtcttggaaacgttagagtgttttctatcctaagctgtcaattatatgcatattctagcatcttgtcctgacaaaatatcccgtttaaaacgggaacgtttttttccaaaaatgaaaatactccccctagagtcgcaacaggttttaAACAGCTGCaaattatcaagatatcaaagtgtcaccaaatAAAAGGTTAACAaaaggcctatagcaaatgcagcagcATATGGCAttaatttttcacatgtaaatagcacttttcagtagtgctcaaagcatgccattccatgagtgCACATTTctttttcaactcgaatcaatgagcccaatcagtccttcATGACAACAGAGTAGGGTTGGCTAATaaatccttagttttggggtcatgctcaggtaaaacaatttggctaatctatacttccatatttccaagtggTATAGCATTTATTTGGCATAatttaatcatattattatatgtagtagaaagtgctgggttagaagaagcccacataaccaacccataaagtaaaatgtaacatccttATATGGCCAGCTaggtaaactttaacattgatttatcctgcaatagatgttgttcaattggtaacatacattttgtcttcttctaatgcctcttaaggggaaagtcatCTAAAAGTAACAGAATGTAATCAGATTGCATTACTGACTTTGGGTAATcaaaaagttacgttactgattacaatttcgGACAGGTAACTggaacggattacatttagaaagtaatctacccagccctgtgtgtgtgtgtgtgcgtgtgtgtgtgcgtgtgtgtgtgtgtatatagcgtTCAAGCAGCATCCTTTGATTGTTTCATGGCGACACAGCCCTTTGACATCTCATGGGTCAGAGAGGTGATTACCACTCTGTTCCGTTCCTTCATCAGCCAAACCTGATGGCTTTCCCAACATATGAATACAATTGAGTTCATTGGGTTCGATTGCCAGCATTTC is a window of Oncorhynchus mykiss isolate Arlee chromosome 11, USDA_OmykA_1.1, whole genome shotgun sequence DNA encoding:
- the LOC110535708 gene encoding aquaporin-3 isoform X1, which translates into the protein MGKQKIFMDKLAHTFQIRNLLLRQAMAECLGTLILVMFGCGAVAQLVLSGGSHGMFLTVNFAFGFAATLGILVCGQVSGGHLNPAVTFALCLLGRDRWRKFPVYFVFQTLGAFLGSGIIFGLYYDALLNYAGELIVTGPNATAGIFATYPGKHLTLVNGFFDQTIGTAALIVCILAIVDPHNNPIPQGLEAFTVGFVVLVIGLSMGFNSGYAINPARDLGPRLFTALAGWGTEVFTANKCWFLVPIFAPFLGAIIGVVVYQLMVGFHQEGEVRDRKSQDERVKLTNINSKDVLKEEML
- the LOC110535708 gene encoding aquaporin-3 isoform X2, coding for MFGCGAVAQLVLSGGSHGMFLTVNFAFGFAATLGILVCGQVSGGHLNPAVTFALCLLGRDRWRKFPVYFVFQTLGAFLGSGIIFGLYYDALLNYAGELIVTGPNATAGIFATYPGKHLTLVNGFFDQTIGTAALIVCILAIVDPHNNPIPQGLEAFTVGFVVLVIGLSMGFNSGYAINPARDLGPRLFTALAGWGTEVFTANKCWFLVPIFAPFLGAIIGVVVYQLMVGFHQEGEVRDRKSQDERVKLTNINSKDVLKEEML